TGGCGAAGCTGAATCCCGTTCCCTCGCCCGTATAGTGGTTGAAGGGGATGACCGTGTCCTTGAGGCCGCCGGTCTCGCGCACGATGGGAATCGTGCCATAGCGCATGGCGATCATCTGCGAGAGTCCACAGGGCTCGAACTGCGAGGGCATGAGGAACATGTCCGCCCCCGCATACATGCGATGAGAGAACGCCGGGTCGAAGGCGATGCAGGCGCGCATGTTGTCGTGGTACTTCCAGTCGAAGTAGCGCAGGGAGTCCTCGTAGGAGCGGTCACCCGTCCCGAGGATGGCCACCTGCACGCCCTGACCCAGGATGGCGTCGAGCGCATACTGGATGAGGTCGAGCCCCTTCTGCTTGGTGAGGCGCGAGACCATGACCATGAGCGGGCGGTACGGATCGACGTCGAAGCCGAGCTCGCGCTGGAGCGCGGCCTTACACTCGGCCTTGCCCGAGAGGTCATCGACCGAGAACTCCTTGGCGATTCCCTTGTCATGGACAGGGTTGAACTCCTCCATGTCGATGCCGTTGAGGATCCCATGGAGCACGCTCTCGCGCATGCGGAACATGCCATCCATGCCCTCGCCGTAGTACGGCATCTTGAGCTCCTGGGCATAGGAGGGGCTCACCGTGGTGAGCGCATCGGAATACGCGAGCGCCCCCTTCATGAAGTTCACCGTCTTCGGTCCGCAGGCCATCTGGCTCGCGGCCGCAGGGACGTGCGCGAGGCCACAGATGTCACCGAGGACGTCCTCGGAGTACTGGCCCTGGAACTTCACGTTATGAACCGTGAACACGGTCTTGATGTGCTCGTACTCGGGCAGGCCCTGATAGAACTCGCGCAGGAAGACCGGTGCCATGGCGCACTGCCAGTCGTTGCAGTGGAGCACGTCACAGGTGAATCCAGGGATGTACTGGATGCACTCGACCACGGCCTTCGAGAAGAACGCGAAGCGCTCGGCGTCGTCGAAGTAGCCGTAGGCCCCGTCACGACCGAAGTAGTCCTGGTTGTCGACGAAGTAGAAGTCGATGCCGCGATAGTGAATCCGCTCGATGCCACAGTAGGGGTTGCGCCAGCTGAGCGGCAGGTAGAAGTCACAGACGTGCTCCATCTTCTCCTGCCACTCGGGAGCGATGAACCCATACTTGGGAAGGATCACCGACACGTCGAGTCCCGCATGGGCAAGCTCGACGGGGAGCGTCCCCGCGACATCGCCCAAGCCGCCCGTCTTCACGAAGGGTGCCGCCTCGGACGCGGCGAACAGGACATGCAGCTTCCTCTGCTCGGCCTTGCTCATACCTGTCCCTCTCCCTTGCCCTGCACGAGCACCGCCTCAGGAGTGCCCCTCAGCTCGGTCCGCGCAGGGATGACGTTGTTGCGATCGACGATGGCGTTCTCTACGCGGGCACCGCTCTCGATGACACAACCCTGCATGACGATGCTGTTGCGGACGGTCGCGCCGCTATCGACGCGGACGTTCCTTCCCAGGATGCTGTCGGAGATGGCGCCTTGGATGCGGCAGCCCGCAGAGACGAGGGAGTTGCTCGCATGACCACCGGTCTCGTACTTTGCCGGCGGAGTGTCATGGGCCTTGGTGAGGATGGGCCTGCCTGCCGGGAAGAGCTGGTCATCGATCTGGGGGTTGAGCAGTTCCATGCTGTGACGGAAGTAGCTGGCCGCGTTGAAGATGCCTGCCGCGAACCCATCGAAGTTGAACGTGCGCACATCGACGCGCTCGAAGTCGGACTGCATGGCCTCGAAGAGGTCGAGGTAGTCGACGGCCGCATACCACTCGAGGTACTTGAGCAGCAGCTCGCGAGAGACGATGAAGCAGTCGAGGAAGGCGGTGTCGCCGAACTTGCACCCGTGGGTGACGCCCTTCACGCGACCGTCCTGGACGAAGCACGAGGTGATGTCCTCGTCCGCGGCCTTGGCCTCCTGGGTGACGACGGTGATGTCGGCCCCGGACTCCTTGTGCGCGGCGATGAGCTCGCGGAAGTCCATGTTATAGACGATGTTCGAGGCGCAGCAGACCACATAGGGAGCCTTGTCCCGCTCGAGGAAGATCTTGTTGTGCTCGATGTCGCGGAGCAGGAAGCGCGCACCCGTGCGTGACGTTCCGGAGGCGGTGCCGGGAAGCATGAACAGGCCGCCGTTCTTGCGGTCGAGCGCCCAGTCCTTGCCGGAGCCCACATGGTCGATGAGCGAGCGATAGTTGTAGGGCATCACGACGCCGACCGTGCGGATGCCGGCGTTCACCATGTTGGAGAGCGGGAAGTCGATGAGACGATAGCGACCCAGGTACGGCAGGGACGCGACGGGGCGCGCCTCGGTGAGGGCACTCTGGCTCTTGGTGGAGTAGTTCGTGGTGATGAGTCCGATTGCGCTTTCCATGACTATTCCTCCCCCTTCCCTACGACCACGTCATCGCCGATGACAGCCGTGTCCTTTGTCTTGTCGATGCTGCCGAGACTGACGTTCTCCTCGACCGTGGAGTTCTCGCCGAGGATGGCGCGCACGACCCGCGCCCCGGCCTTGACCCGGGCGCCAGGCAGGAGCACGGAGTCGATGACGGTGGCCCGCTCTCCCACGAAGGAGTCCGTCGACAGGATCGAGTGGCGGACCGTCCCCAGGACACGGCAGCCATTGGCCACCAGCGCGTCATCGATCTCGCCGTCAGGACCCACATAGTGGGGTGGTCGCGGCGAGCTGTTCGACATGATGGGGAACTCCGACGAGTAGAGGTCGAAGTCGGGGTGGGTCCCCAGCAGGCTCATGCTCGTCTCGTGGTAGCTCGCGATGGTGCCGACGTCACGCCAGAAGCCGTTGAACTCGTAGGTGTAGATGCGCTTGTTCTGCGCGAGCATCGTGGGGATGATGTTCTTGCCGAAGTCATGCTCGGACTGGGGGTCGAGCGCATCGGCCTTGAGCGCCTCGATGAGGGGCTTGGCAGAGAAGACGTAGATGCCCATGGAGGCGAGGTTCGAGTCAGGCTTGGTGGGCTTCTCGGTGAACTTGGTCACACGGTCGTCCTCGTCCTGCGTGATGATGCCGAAGCGCGAGGCCTCCTCCCAGGCCACTGGCATGACCGAGATGGTGAGGTCGGCGTTGTTGGCGATGTGGGCATCGACCATCTTGCGATAGTCCATGCGATAGAGGTGGTCTCCGGAGAGGATCACGACATACTCGGGGTCGTTGGTCTCGATGTAGCCGATGTTCTGATAGACGGCGTCTGCCGTGCCCTCATACCATGACCCGCCGGTCTCGGTGGCATACGGGGGGAGCACCGAGATGCCGGCGCCTCGCTCGTCGAGGTTCCAGGCAGCGCCGGTACCGATGTAGGAGTGCAGGAGGTAGGGACGATACTGCGTGAGGACACCGACCGTGTCGATGCCAGAGTTCGCGCAGTTGGAAAGTGAGAAGTCGATGATGCGGAACTTGCCGCCGAACGAGACCGCCGGCTTGGCTATGTTTCTCGTCAGCGCTCCCAGCCTGCTCCCCTGCCCGCCGGCAAGAAGCATTGCTATGCATTCCCTCTTGCTCATGGTGCACCCCTTCCCTTCGAAGTCCGAACCACCTATGACGCGTGCCAGATCTCCTTCGCATACTCGCGAATCGTACGGTCGCTCGCAAAGTAGCCCGAGGTTGCCGTGTTGTGGAGCGCGATGCGGTTCCACCGGTGCGCGTCGGGGTAGATTGCCGTGAGCCTCTCCCAGGCGTCGACATAGGACCTGAAGTCCTTGAAGACGAGGTCTGGGTCATTACCCTGCATGAGATAGTCGTGGATGCTCTCGAAGTTGCCCGAGAGCGAGGCGAACGTACCGTCCACGAGCTCGTCGACCACGCGGCCGAGACGGTCGCGGTCGTTGTTGTACTCGTCCCACGAGAAGTACGTGCCCGCCGCACGGAGTGCCTCGACGTCTTCCACCCGAAGGCCGAAGACCTCGATGTTGTCGTCCCCCGCGAGCTGGGCGATCTCGACGTTGGCGCCGTCCATGGTGCCGAGCGTGATGGCGCCGTTCATCATGAGCTTCATGTTG
This genomic stretch from Atopobiaceae bacterium harbors:
- the glgD gene encoding glucose-1-phosphate adenylyltransferase subunit GlgD, yielding MESAIGLITTNYSTKSQSALTEARPVASLPYLGRYRLIDFPLSNMVNAGIRTVGVVMPYNYRSLIDHVGSGKDWALDRKNGGLFMLPGTASGTSRTGARFLLRDIEHNKIFLERDKAPYVVCCASNIVYNMDFRELIAAHKESGADITVVTQEAKAADEDITSCFVQDGRVKGVTHGCKFGDTAFLDCFIVSRELLLKYLEWYAAVDYLDLFEAMQSDFERVDVRTFNFDGFAAGIFNAASYFRHSMELLNPQIDDQLFPAGRPILTKAHDTPPAKYETGGHASNSLVSAGCRIQGAISDSILGRNVRVDSGATVRNSIVMQGCVIESGARVENAIVDRNNVIPARTELRGTPEAVLVQGKGEGQV
- a CDS encoding glucose-1-phosphate adenylyltransferase, with translation MSKRECIAMLLAGGQGSRLGALTRNIAKPAVSFGGKFRIIDFSLSNCANSGIDTVGVLTQYRPYLLHSYIGTGAAWNLDERGAGISVLPPYATETGGSWYEGTADAVYQNIGYIETNDPEYVVILSGDHLYRMDYRKMVDAHIANNADLTISVMPVAWEEASRFGIITQDEDDRVTKFTEKPTKPDSNLASMGIYVFSAKPLIEALKADALDPQSEHDFGKNIIPTMLAQNKRIYTYEFNGFWRDVGTIASYHETSMSLLGTHPDFDLYSSEFPIMSNSSPRPPHYVGPDGEIDDALVANGCRVLGTVRHSILSTDSFVGERATVIDSVLLPGARVKAGARVVRAILGENSTVEENVSLGSIDKTKDTAVIGDDVVVGKGEE